TGTTTGTTTGACACGTCATCGACTGTTTCGTTGATTGACCGATTGCTATAGCATGTTTCGGGAATTGCTGGCTGATAAAATACCGATCGAGGCGATGGAAGATCTGTCCGGCTTTGGCAACATCTGAGAGTGGAGGAAGGAGACCTCAGTCATCAAGCAGGTGCGCAGCCTCAGCACCCGACAGAACAGGATATTCCGTGGGACGTGGATTTACtagaattatttatttaattaatgttgTAGTAACCGACAAAGCACATACTTCCGTCCACTACAGACAAATGTACTCCAGAATGTCGTGAGTAGCCTATGTTTTCATGTATTGTTAGAAATACGCCACTGAAGTACGGGTATAGGCTATGCCATGTATTGTTTAAATCGTATGAAGTCTGGGTCGCCTCTAGGCTGTTCATCAACGTGCGAtgatcttttttatttattttttgcgaTGATAATAATTCACTGAAGAAAACCCATATGGTCGTGTATAATATCTACCAATACTCTCATCAGTGTCTCTGTTCCCATGCGCTGCCTTTTTGGATATTCTTGATACGAATGTTATGGAAATTGGGAAAGGTTGGACTATGTTTTAGCCAATTTCATTCGATCATATTGATGACGTAATCATAATTTGTAttgatttaatttgcatttatttttatctattTAATTAGCTCAAAATGCAAGGTTCCGCATCATGATGAATCTGAAGTGTCGGGCCGAGACGAGTATTCTGTTATTTTGTATATTCTTATTTTGGCCTAGCCCACATAAATTATCCGCAGAAATAGTCTAGGATGTTTGGCGTTATTTTACGTGAAGTATCTGTCAACATATAGGCCTAATCCAAATAAAGCCTGTAGATTAAGCTAAATTAAGATAAAGCTTAATCTAAATTACTAGAAGATAATCTAGGTATTGTTACTTAATGCCAACTGATTCCTATCCTGATTTAATTGTTCCTTTACTTGAAATTGTTGGACcttaatgttttgttgtaatgtCATTACCCAACGCTTAGCGTTTTAGCGAACTCCTTCATGCGAACGGTCAGGGATCTCTGTTTCTGTAACCTTGATGAAGTAATAGGGGAGAATAGAACAATATTAAGGTCACCGTGGCCATAAAACGCGTGCTTTGTGTCCCATTATATTGCGTGAACATTCCCTTGTTAATAATCCAAATGTCTTTGGACAGGATGGCTGCTTTTGATTACTAAGCTTTTTCTTCACCAAGCTGTGCTGTTTTTGAGCGTAAAGGACTATGCAGGGCAACCTCACGTAAACAACACAGTCATAGGCTACATTTAGACATGCAGCCCGTTTCTGTTTTTGGTTAAAGGCGTACTCTAGTAGGCGTATAGGCTGTACTCAACTAAAGTAGTCTGACTGAACTGTGATCACCAGTTAATAATACCTGAAAATCTCATTGTAATGTGAAATGGTTAATACTGATGTATGATGTTCTCTGCAGTGTGTCCAACCCTAATATAAACTGCCTCCGTCGGAATTGCAAgaatataaaatgttgcttttctTCTTTTCCTTACTCGTTCACAGAAGGCCCTTTAAGGCCCTTTAAGAAACATTCTGCAACCAACTGTGTACTGGAAAAGCCGAGATCCTAAAGTGACCAGAGAAAGACATACCTGGAGTGTCCGCAGCAGGCCAGGTGGTTGGAAGAGCAACCCAGCCATTCAGACATGGCAGAACCCGGCCTGACGTCCCCCTCGGAGGCCCCTCTGCGGTCGCCACGGACAACGCCCCTGTCTCTATCCTTCAACTTCCTGAGAGAAGGCAGCCGCGTATGGGAGGGGGGAGCACCACCCCAGCCACGGTCGCTGCCCAGCCCCCTGCCCACCAAGCGCACACGCACCTACTCCGCGTAAGCACCCAGACATGCTGCTCATGAATGCTTTTCTCTTttagaatgtatttattaacTTATTAACTAACACGTACAGTATAAATacatgtaacttttttttagcACAGAACATTTTCCTCCAAGTAGCCGTGGGAAGGGTGTTttggtttaatgttttaaactcCGTTACCATCCTCGTCTTTCCCTCTTTAGCACGGTGCGGGCTACTTCCGGGCCGGCGTTTAAAGGCGTGTGCAAGAGTTTCTGCAGGTCGCAAGGTCATGGCTTCATTCGCCCCACCAATGGTGGAGATGATATCTTTGTTCACATCTCTGAGTGAGTTGTCTGGTCTTTGTCACTGCTACAGCCTTCACTGTGTCACGGGCCCTGGTCCTAAAATTAACCAAGGGTCATCAGATTCTGTTAAAAGCATTCTATCGCAGAGCATGACTTACAGCATTCAGAACAGGGACTGTTGTACTGTAAATAATTAACATCTGTTTATATGTACAGTactataaaaaacaacaacaactgcaTTCTATTTCAGTATTGAGGGTGAGTATGTCCCAGTGGAAGGAGACGAGGTCACATACAAAGTCTGCCGGATCCCACCCAAAAACCTGAAGGTCCAGGCGGTGGAAGTTAAGATTGTTCATCTTAACCCGGGTACGAAGCACGAGACCTGGTCTGGCCAGATCATCAGCCAGCTGGAGGAGTGCTAGGCCTCAGCGCCGGGCTGTTTGTTTACACCCGGGTACAGGCATGGCTCAGGTGGGCAGAGTGAGAGGTCTGTCTAGAGCAGGAGGGAGTGGCCAACTCTGGTGCTGGAGAGGCTGTCTGTATCAGGCCTAATGGAGCTGGTTTGAGCTGTAACAAACCCATGCACAGCTGACCATCTCTTCAGGACAACAGTTGGCCATGTGGGTGGGTGGATATGTGGGTGGGTATGTGGGTGGGTATGTGGGTGGGTATGTGGGTGGGTATGTGGGTGGGTATGTGGGGGTCTGACTGGATGAAAGAATGTGAGGAAGGAAGTTTAAGGAGAACACGTTCAACCTGAAGTTACAGTAAGTGAATGtggatagggttagggttacaggaAATAAAATACGAAGCTTACATAATTTGTCAGAAACAGAGCTATGGGTGTGAAACCCAAATTTGTtacaaagagaaaaataaggGGATTATGGTTTAGAGGCACAGACTTACTTATATTTATGTTGAAAATAGAAATGcaattattcatattttaatgaGGTATACAACCATCTATGTATTTTTGGATTActacatgtatatacatattaatAATTTGTTTAGATAATATATCATATGTTTACATAAttcttttacatttgttttgaaggTATTAGTTTTACGTTTTGGATACTGTGGCTAAAAGATTGCACTTAAACTTGAACTTCCATTCCAAAATACTGCCAGGTCAACTACAACTCTCAGATCAACTGCAACTCCCAGATCGACTACAACTCCCATTAGGGTGCCATGTGGCAATTTGTAGTCCTGTTTGGAAATTCTACCTCACCATTGTGGTATGAACAAATTACTATAACATTTGTGAAACTCTTTCTGAATCACCTTTCAATTATCTGAGAGACACTGTAATACACTGTCATTGAaacttaatacattttgatgtagaTGTTTTAGGTCCTGATATGGTAACATGATTGTTAATGAAAATAGTTTCATGTTTGTTACGTAGTTGGTTCATGTCAGTTTATTATGTTACGCTTCACTCcatatttctatgcatttttcTATCTTCCATTTTTACTCCTCTGGATTGTATCATTTCAagttttattgtgttaaaataCATTCTATATTGGTCACAGTTCAGAGCGCTTTCTGTAAGACATGCCACTGTGTCTATGGTGTTTAACCTCATGTGAGCCTGAAAGAGCACAAAAGACAATTTATGATTCACAACTATAGCGGCTGCGATCTTTCTTGAGCATTTATTATTTGTCTctggggatggagagaggatgtCGTGACATTTAAATGATGTGCCTTAATTATACCTGTCGCTtctctggttaaaaaaaaacaatcagtcACTTGTGCAACActatacaatattttatttcaattaacaggaTTCAATGGGAGTGTTACAGTTACTGAGGAAGTCATCTGATCCCACAAACCACTTGGGTGACGACAGCAGATTTGAGCAGTAATAGCACCTATTTATGACCacaatataattttatataatatctgaTAGGTTGTTTAAAAGGTTATGGCtttgagataaaaaaaactattgtaatGAAGAATCTATGCAAAATCCAGAAATAATATATTAGCAATAACATGCTAACACTTCACAATTACCTACGATAAGAGAAAAGAATGGACTATGATTTTGCCTATATCATATAGTAACCAGGTAAGAGCAACATGGTTCATTTTATTCAATTAGATATATTTTGTCGGGTATTTCTATACCTTTTTAACCAGAACGTGGGAAAAGatagagtttttgctgaaattgCAGTCGGTCAAATTCAAACCCAGAATCAAATATTCATAGGCTTTTCTTGAAATTATGAAATCATAAAATGAAACTTCATTGTGTATATTTATCAGAAATTCTTCCACAGAAATTCTTAAGACATTCAGATTATTTCATTTGCAGCTTGCTTCACCcatttccttttaaaataaaacgtAAGCATGTCTGCTGTCTGTGAATATACTGGGTACACACTGAAGATGGTGCATAAACCATTTATGAGATCCAGTTCTTATAGCAGTGCAGACTAAAGTAGCTGGAATGATTCATAAAGTATGTCATAGATGAGGTTACACTATGTGCCATTTTCGTAATCTCTCAAAGTTGACAGGGACAtggcaaaaatatttatttctctcAACATATTGCGCagtgtttaaataaaacacttcaCACTCACTAATTCCACTAATTAAACTAATGATTTAAAAGCCAGTTTGTCAAATAACTGCATCAATATTAGTGCAAAACAAGAGTGTGTATTTACATGATATactcaaaatgtatataaatctTCACATGATATTCAAAAAAAGAGGATTGTGTTACAGTAGAGcgtataaaacattttggtttgcatGTACCATGCAaatataggctacaaaaaccATTGGCTTGGTAGATGTAAAAAAGTCAGTAATTACTTTAAAACTGTAAAGAATCACTTAGTAGTtatacaaacaaaacatgaacattattttcacactgtttgagctaaggTCCCTTTGTAAAAGGTAATGTGTTAATTAGTAACTGGCAATACCTTTGGCCACTGTTTTTACACAGGCAGTCCTATTCTggtttgaaaacattattttgaacaAACGTAGCTCTGTAAAGAAAAATATGCGAAAAAGATCTGATGTAATTTGTCAAAAGGCCAATTACTGGGAAAGAATATCTGAAATGGGCTGCATGTGTAAACACAGCCATAGTTCATCAGGTTCAGCCTTTAGTAAATCACCAATGATCCCTTTGTGTCCAGTGAAAGTTAGAATCATGTTATACAACAGCAACggattgattatttaaaaatcagtaGTGGATTCCCTTCCATTTTTCCCTGCTTCGTCCGCTGGGTGCACTGTGTAGTACCGGCTCTGACCACTCGGGGGAGCCCGGGGGCGCCGATTTAGATAGCGGCTGCTGCACCGTTCATGACTCATTGGGGGGAGATTTGAAAAAAATCTCCTGACAGTGCCTGGCTGTGTCCTCCGGGGAGTACACTGTGTAACCAATTGTGCGCGGGTCATTGAAGATCTCATAGTCGTTCCCCCCCTGAATTGAGAGGAATATAGATACAGCATTAGAACCTGCCTGCTCACACACAGGCTTGACTGCCTGACCTTTGCACCCTGCCACACTTTGA
This is a stretch of genomic DNA from Esox lucius isolate fEsoLuc1 chromosome 11, fEsoLuc1.pri, whole genome shotgun sequence. It encodes these proteins:
- the csdc2b gene encoding cold shock domain-containing protein C2 — encoded protein: MAEPGLTSPSEAPLRSPRTTPLSLSFNFLREGSRVWEGGAPPQPRSLPSPLPTKRTRTYSATVRATSGPAFKGVCKSFCRSQGHGFIRPTNGGDDIFVHISDIEGEYVPVEGDEVTYKVCRIPPKNLKVQAVEVKIVHLNPGTKHETWSGQIISQLEEC